In Gemmatimonas sp., a single genomic region encodes these proteins:
- the hprK gene encoding HPr(Ser) kinase/phosphatase, which yields MSRRLTVGTLYERMKDPLELELLGSAAGLDREITSPEASSPGLVLAGYLNRFPYQRIQVLGETEITYLQSLSEELRINNLEQFFGFPLPCAFITKHLEPPEPLLRLAEEAGVTILRSRLKTAEFYRLIKPYLADQFAPTTTLHGSLADVYGVGLFFTGKSGIGKSECVLDLVERGHRLVADDLVFVSRRGNDVLIGKGHELQRHFMEIRGVGLLDVPAIFGIHAVRQQKRLEVVVILEEWDAEASVDRTGLDVQTQDILGVEVPKITVHLNPGKNITVIAEVIAMNHLLRYYRGYDSATAFNERLIGQMRRTSDVQRYLQEDDE from the coding sequence GTGAGTCGACGCCTGACAGTGGGCACGCTCTACGAGCGGATGAAGGATCCGCTCGAACTCGAGCTGCTCGGTTCGGCCGCCGGTCTCGATCGTGAGATCACGAGCCCCGAGGCGTCAAGCCCGGGGCTCGTCCTCGCCGGCTACCTCAATCGCTTTCCGTATCAGCGCATCCAGGTGCTCGGCGAAACCGAGATCACCTACCTGCAGTCGCTCAGCGAAGAGCTGCGCATCAACAATCTCGAACAGTTCTTCGGCTTTCCACTTCCCTGCGCCTTCATTACGAAGCACCTCGAGCCGCCGGAGCCGTTGCTGCGGCTGGCCGAGGAAGCCGGCGTGACGATCCTTCGCTCGCGCTTGAAGACCGCCGAGTTCTATCGGCTCATCAAGCCGTACCTCGCCGATCAGTTCGCGCCCACGACCACGCTGCACGGCTCGCTCGCCGATGTGTACGGCGTCGGGCTGTTCTTCACCGGCAAGAGCGGCATCGGTAAGTCGGAATGCGTACTCGATCTCGTCGAGCGCGGTCATCGCCTCGTTGCCGATGATTTGGTATTCGTGTCGCGTCGCGGCAACGATGTGCTCATCGGGAAGGGGCACGAACTGCAGCGCCACTTCATGGAGATCCGCGGCGTCGGCCTGCTCGACGTACCGGCCATTTTCGGTATTCATGCCGTGCGGCAGCAGAAGCGACTCGAAGTGGTCGTCATCCTCGAGGAATGGGATGCCGAGGCCTCGGTCGATCGCACGGGTCTCGACGTGCAGACGCAGGATATTCTCGGTGTCGAAGTGCCGAAAATTACCGTGCACCTCAATCCCGGAAAGAACATTACGGTCATCGCCGAAGTCATCGCGATGAATCACCTCTTGCGGTATTATCGCGGCTATGATTCGGCCACGGCATTCAACGAACGGTTGATTGGCCAGATGCGCCGGACGTCCGATGTGCAGCGATACCTGCAGGAGGATGACGAGTGA
- a CDS encoding PTS sugar transporter subunit IIB, protein MPIALYRIDDRLIHGQVVVGWGQPLELRFIVLVDDEVASSEWEQELYRMGVPPEMSVLFYTVEDAAAHLAEVQRRPEPGIVLVGDIGTMGRLVSKADGRIRAVNVGGVHHSPGRVQRLRFVFLTPAEEQGLRDIAALGVDVSAQDVPSARPVPLGELLTSTTGA, encoded by the coding sequence ATGCCCATCGCGCTGTATCGCATTGACGATCGGCTCATTCACGGCCAGGTGGTGGTCGGATGGGGACAACCGCTCGAGCTCCGTTTCATCGTCTTGGTCGACGATGAGGTCGCGTCGAGCGAGTGGGAGCAGGAGCTCTATCGCATGGGCGTACCCCCCGAGATGTCCGTCCTGTTCTACACGGTCGAGGATGCCGCCGCGCATCTCGCCGAAGTGCAGAGACGTCCGGAGCCCGGCATCGTGCTGGTGGGCGACATCGGCACCATGGGCCGACTCGTCTCGAAGGCGGACGGGCGCATTCGGGCCGTGAATGTCGGCGGCGTGCATCACTCGCCCGGTCGCGTCCAAAGGCTGCGGTTCGTGTTTCTCACGCCCGCCGAGGAGCAAGGGCTACGTGATATCGCCGCGCTGGGAGTCGATGTGTCGGCCCAAGATGTCCCCAGCGCGCGTCCCGTGCCGCTGGGCGAACTGCTGACGTCCACCACGGGCGCGTGA
- a CDS encoding HPF/RaiA family ribosome-associated protein, which yields MEIILHAHHAEVTESLRVQAEAAVIRLAKRLHRVANAIVRFVGDGETRRVEIVLQRARSKELFVHADARAFAPALSAAVHRLESQVSRVRRSRRVPTEGDRTG from the coding sequence ATGGAGATCATCCTGCACGCGCACCATGCCGAAGTCACGGAATCGCTCCGTGTACAGGCCGAAGCCGCTGTCATCCGCCTCGCGAAGCGATTGCATCGCGTCGCCAACGCCATCGTGCGTTTCGTGGGAGACGGTGAGACCCGCCGCGTCGAGATCGTGCTGCAACGCGCGCGATCGAAAGAGCTGTTCGTCCACGCCGATGCGCGTGCGTTCGCGCCGGCTCTGAGCGCCGCCGTTCACCGACTTGAAAGTCAGGTGTCGCGGGTGCGCCGCTCGCGGCGCGTACCGACCGAAGGAGATCGCACCGGGTGA
- a CDS encoding PTS sugar transporter subunit IIC, giving the protein MAAPTWWLDVLPLSLLAGVIGLDVVSFPQAMISRPIVAATLGGAFVGAPMSGLVCGAALECLALEALPVGASRYPEWGSASVVAGAVAATGASAGSMPLAGAFAVAVALGIATAWIGGLTMIKHRQIIASFARPRLGQLAAGNRNTVVGLQVFGMTLDLVRGALLGALCFIPGSLLAARVNGRWSVPEDLSRAIVVTCVAAVAAASVWKDFHAISGTRRLFLISLAVGTLMVVLGA; this is encoded by the coding sequence ATGGCGGCGCCCACGTGGTGGCTCGACGTTCTGCCGTTGTCGCTCCTCGCCGGTGTCATCGGGCTCGACGTGGTCAGCTTTCCGCAGGCCATGATCTCGCGCCCGATCGTGGCCGCGACCCTGGGCGGTGCCTTTGTCGGCGCGCCGATGTCTGGTCTCGTCTGCGGCGCGGCGCTCGAGTGCCTGGCCCTTGAAGCCCTGCCGGTCGGCGCTTCCCGATATCCGGAGTGGGGGAGCGCGTCGGTGGTGGCGGGTGCCGTGGCGGCCACCGGTGCGAGCGCGGGATCGATGCCCCTGGCTGGAGCCTTCGCCGTCGCGGTCGCCCTCGGCATCGCCACGGCGTGGATCGGCGGGCTCACCATGATCAAGCATCGCCAGATCATCGCCAGCTTCGCCCGTCCGCGCCTTGGTCAGCTCGCCGCCGGCAATCGCAACACCGTGGTCGGCCTGCAGGTGTTCGGCATGACCCTCGATCTCGTCAGGGGGGCACTCCTCGGCGCGCTCTGCTTTATTCCCGGGTCTCTCCTTGCTGCACGCGTGAACGGCCGCTGGAGCGTGCCTGAGGACCTCTCGCGCGCCATCGTGGTGACGTGCGTGGCCGCGGTCGCCGCGGCCTCGGTGTGGAAGGACTTCCACGCCATCAGTGGCACCCGCCGCCTATTCCTGATTTCGCTAGCCGTCGGCACGCTGATGGTGGTGCTCGGTGCCTGA